The segment CGTTGGAGAGGATGCAACCGGAGAGGCTGCTTCGGTCGCCTCCACGGCTGGCGTATCTGGGGTGCGTGCTTCTAGGGGGGGAGTCGTTTTCCAAGCAACTAACGCACCTGCTGCCAGCGCCAGGAAGAAACCAACCAGCCCAAAAATAACCAATTTCCAAGACAGGGATAATCGCTTATCGGGAGGCAACTTAGACGCTTCACGAACCGCAGCCGGAATCTCTCTTGGTTCCGCAGAAACCGGAGCGATTGGGGGTGCTGAAGCCTCTACCGTTGTTGGAGCCTCTGGTGTCGCCGGAGCAACCGTGTTTACTGTTGGGTTTGATCCGTCCGTTTTATCCACTCAACCTTTCCTCGCAGGTGCACAGCGTCTTGTTACAGTCGTTTCGTCTTTACGATTCTAAACTGGGGCGTGGGTAAGCCTCAAAATTGGTTCTTTATTCTGAGTCACAGGGTATGCATGGTTGAACTTGCTGCGAATCTCATTCGGCTCTATGTGCCGTTGATTGTGATTGGAGGGCTTGGGCTATTGCTAGGGTACAAGCTCCCGCCCGAAATTCCCCAACGCCTGGGTAAATTTTTGTTTTGGGTGGGTGTACCCCTCGGTATTTTTGCATTTTTACGCCAAAGTGACCTGTCGGAATCGATTTGGATTGCGCCGATAGTCGCTTGGATGGCGATGCTGCTAGGTATAGGACTGGCATGGGGCTGGATGAGGCTGGCAGGATGGCGCGTTTCGCCCCAGCAGATTAAGGAAATGTCCGGTGAACGCTCTGCAATGGAGGCAGCGGTTTCAGTCCTTCAGCCGACGCCAGAACCACTAGCGAAACCAGCCCAGGGGAGTTTTATGCTGGCATCGATGGTGGGGAACACGGGATATTTGGGCTTTCCAGTGTCGTTAGCGCTGGTGGGGCCGAGCTATTTTGGCTGGGCAATTTTCTACGATACCTTGGGAAGTACACTGGGGGCTTATGGGCTGGGTGTGCTGATTGCCGCTCGGTTTGGCGATGGTCGATTCAATCGGCGTCAGCTTCTACGCGCACTCGTGATTAATCCTGCCTTGTGGAGTTTTGGCCTGGGATTGCTGAGCCACAACATTCCCTTTCCAGCCCCGATTGAAACCGGACTCAAGGGTGCAGGCTGGTGTGTGGTCACGATCGCCCTACTGCTGATCGGCATGCGCCTGAGCAAATTACGCTCTTGGCGTCGGCTGAGTCCGGCGGTGGTTGGGCTAAGTATCAAGATGGCGATCGTGCCGTTGGTGTTAGGAACTGGGCTGTCGATTTTGGGTCTACCGGAACCGATCCATCTCGTACTGGTGCTACAAATGGCGATGCCACCTGCCTTTGCCACCCTTGTTCTCGCTGAAGCCTACGATCTGGATCGGGAATTAACTGTAACGGCCTTGGCAATGGGCAGTATAGGATTGCTAGTGACCCTGCCCGTGTGGTTAGTTTTATTTGCGCGGTAGGAGGATCGTGATGGAACGAGCACTGATTTTAGGGTGTGGATATGTGGGGAAGGCTGTGGCGAAGGTCTGGGAGACTCGCGGTGTATGGGTCACGGCGACAACGACTCGAACGGAACGCCTCGAAGAATTAAAGGCGATCGCCCACCATGCCACGATCGCACGGGGTGATGATGCCGAAACGCTGCAAACGCTTCTGGAAAACCAAGACATGGTGCTAGTTAGCGTGGGTGCACCCCGGTCGGATGTCTACGCCGAAACCTATCTTAAAACCGCTGAAACCCTGGCATTGGTGCTTCCCCATACGTCAGTACAGCAAGTTATCTATACCGGCAGCTATGCGGTGTATGGCGATCGCCAGGGCGCATGGGTCACAGAAGAAACGCCCGTACA is part of the Synechococcales cyanobacterium T60_A2020_003 genome and harbors:
- a CDS encoding AEC family transporter; the encoded protein is MVELAANLIRLYVPLIVIGGLGLLLGYKLPPEIPQRLGKFLFWVGVPLGIFAFLRQSDLSESIWIAPIVAWMAMLLGIGLAWGWMRLAGWRVSPQQIKEMSGERSAMEAAVSVLQPTPEPLAKPAQGSFMLASMVGNTGYLGFPVSLALVGPSYFGWAIFYDTLGSTLGAYGLGVLIAARFGDGRFNRRQLLRALVINPALWSFGLGLLSHNIPFPAPIETGLKGAGWCVVTIALLLIGMRLSKLRSWRRLSPAVVGLSIKMAIVPLVLGTGLSILGLPEPIHLVLVLQMAMPPAFATLVLAEAYDLDRELTVTALAMGSIGLLVTLPVWLVLFAR